The Carassius carassius chromosome 9, fCarCar2.1, whole genome shotgun sequence genome includes a region encoding these proteins:
- the LOC132148865 gene encoding caskin-2-like isoform X2, whose amino-acid sequence MGKEQDLLQAVKNGDLATTQKLLSKVKASKSKLLGSTKRLNVNYQDPDGFSVLHHAALTGTTELLSLLLEAQAVVDIKDSNGMRPLHYAAWQGKADSVLMLLRSGAAVNNASHDGQIPLHLAAQYGHYEVSEMLLQHQSNPCILNKAKKTPLDLACEFGRVKVAQLLLSSNMVASLLEGDRRDGSDSNCNTPLHLAARNGHKDVIRLLLKAGIDINRTTKAGTALHEAALYGKTEVVRLLLDNGIDVNIRNTYNQTALDIVNQFTACHASKDIKQLLREATGVLQVRALKDFWNLHDPTALTIRAGDVITVIEQHVDGRWKGHIHDTQRGMDRIGYFPPSIVEVINRRSGGTLSRHASLPTHRQQLPSRSTLSPSLNLSGGGTSQTDDSYTLYNTNPHLVLPHANGLSTNPGGTPSSLSQHMIPSLEDVWVLRNSCAAGDRNSVGSTGSVGSTRSAGSGQSTESNSAPNGLQQPTTSPDTSKASPSVVDFLKPDDNKHPDTPTGVPHRPVLPTQRAGEQGFSQQFVHPQQLLEGKDAEAIYQWLNEFQLEQYTVNFLNAGYDVPTISRMTPEDLTAIGVTKPGHRKKISLEIGNLSIPEWLPEYIPDLGEWLSAIGMPQYHKKLSENGYDSINIVRDLTWEDLQEIGIIKLGHQKKIMLAVKKLCDIHKALLQAQSGQGTLRRKTPGALDLVTIEPPPESGDLPSPHTPKMMTFQDSELSTELQSAMSSHYSGCQEGLAIKNAVGMSSSQESIDTRSRGSGRSQEPPSTSSSTSAATPYSRSRESLTSLDSSPAKERNIPEGRDQVPHPLLPQQLPFSASTGFTYPTVPAKPKLSSALSPQGSPAHKTLNYLRSQYNSATLDRHSPNVAKKRTQSLSRYALSDGEPDEEDDEAAQLASMPSYATLSRKPTRGQLARLQSTSEQSVSRSHSFAIRSRRKGPPPPPPKRLSSVSSSSISVETVSDTPASPSGGAENSRSRTVKSIAAALETVLPQPMVELLPESTTAVSNTNEVSRHRPLCQSESSPVSSNADTGRETKSDSEEEDATKDSGLESSSSPQNSSSECIPFAEEGNLTIKQRPKVGGPLKSETTSELPEKDKPVQTPEVPEFNLKESDTVKRRQKPKEKEQPNLASDSSADGTSVLETQGTLKLRISETDMSLPRVELPTKPVKAPPPLAPKPPSPLNPTRYASKPDPAPITAVSSSVTLNVVQSVAFAAPNSPVPYSPSPENTGQSAISGSLQALMEGDQRSTLNHQRLEKTSSSLEEALKAVERKLTLENNNVGVSHIVKSAGNILDDIGNMFDDLADQLDAMLD is encoded by the exons AGTTACTGGGATCCACCAAGAGGCTGAACGTCAACTATCAGGATCCAGACGG GTTTTCAGTATTGCATCATGCAGCTCTCACAGGCACTACAGagttgctctctctgctgctggaAGCTCAGGCTGTTGTGGACATCAAGGATAGCAATG GCATGCGGCCGCTGCATTACGCAGCATGGCAGGGTAAAGCTGACTCAGTGCTCATGCTGCTGAGATCAGGGGCTGCCGTTAACAACGCTTCTCACGACGGGCAGATTCCCCTGCACCTGGCCGCTCAGTACGGACACTATGAGGTG TCTGAGATGTTGTTGCAGCACCAGTCGAACCCGTGCATTCTGAACAAGGCCAAGAAGACTCCTCTGGATCTGGCCTGTGAGTTTGGCCGAGTGAAG GTGGCGCAGCTGTTGTTGAGCAGTAATATGGTTGCGTCTCTGTTAGAGGGCGATCGGAGAGACGGGTCAGACTCAAACTGTAACACTCCTCTTCATCTCGCTGCACGCAACGGACACAAGGACGTCATCCG GCTTCTTCTGAAAGCAGGTATTGACATCAACAGAACCACTAAAGCAGGCACAGCGCTCCATGAGGCCGCCCTCTATGGGAAGACAGAGGTAGTGCGGCTACTCCTGGAT AATGGGATTGATGTCAATATCCGTAACACTTACAATCAAACAGCCCTGGACATCGTCAACCAGTTCACTGCATGCCACGCCAGCAAAGACATTAAGCAGCTCTTACGAG aagCTACAGGAGTTCTTCAGGTCAGAGCTCTGAAAGACTTCTGGAATCTTCACGACCCCACGGCCCTCACCATACGCGCCGGTGACGTCATCACG gtGATAGAGCAGCATGTGGATGGACGCTGGAAGGGCCACATTCATGATACCCAGAGGGGAATGGACCGAATTGGCTACTTCCCTCCCTCCATAGTTGAGGTCATCAACCGACGCTCAG GGGGCACCCTGTCACGACACGCCTCTCTGCCCACCCATAGGCAGCAACTGCCCTCCAGGTCCACCCTCAGTCCCAGCTTGAATCTGAGCGGGGGCGGGACCTCTCAAACTGACGATTCCTACACTCTGTACAACACTAACCCACACCTGGTCCTCCCCCACGCCAACGGTCTGAGCACCAACCCAG GTGGGACTCCCAGCAGTCTGTCCCAGCACATGATCCCCAGTTTGGAGGACGTGTGGGTTTTGCGGAACTCCTGCGCTG CTGGGGACAGGAACAGTGTGGGCAGCACTGGCAGTGTTGGCAGCACCCGCAGTGCAGGCAGTGGCCAGAGCACAGAAAGCAACAGTGCCCCCAATGGACTACAGCAACCAACCACCAGCCCCGACACCAGCAAG GCATCACCTTCGGTTGTGGATTTCCTAAAGCCGGATGATAACAAACATCCAGACACACCCACAG GAGTTCCTCACAGACCTGTGCTGCCCACACAGAGGGCAGGAGAGCAGGGTTTCTCTCAACAGTTTGTGCATCCTCAACAGCTGCTGGAGGGCAAG GACGCTGAGGCCATCTATCAGTGGCTGAATGAGTTTCAGTTGGAGCAGTACACTGTAAATTTCCTCAACGCTGGCTATGATGTACCTACCATCAGCAGAATGACCCCAGAG GATCTCACGGCTATTGGTGTGACTAAACCAGGTCACCGTAAGAAAATTTCTCTGGAGATTGGAAACCTCAGCATTCCAGAATGGCTCCCAGAGTACATACCA GATCTTGGGGAGTGGCTGAGCGCCATAGGTATGCCTCAGTATCATAAGAAACTCTCTGAGAATGGCTATGACTCGATAAATATTGTCCGAGATCTCACATGGGAAGACTTACAGGAGATTGGCATCATCAAACTAG GCCATCAGAAGAAAATAATGCTTGCAGTGAAGAAGTTGTGTGATATTCATAAGGCTCTTCTGCAGGCGCAATCTGGGCAGGGTACACTGCGGCGCAAAACCCCCGGAGCCCTGGACCTGGTCACTATTGAGCCGCCACCTGAGAGCGGCGACCTCCCCTCACCCCACACGCCCAAGATGATGACTTTCCAGGACAGTGAGCTGAGTACTGAGCTACAGAGTGCCATGTCCTCCCACTATAGTGGCTGTCAGGAAGGGCTGGCCATCAAGAATGCAGTAGGAATGTCTTCCAGTCAGGAGAGCATTGACACACGTTCTCGAGGCTCAGGACGTTCTCAGGAGCCCCCCAGCACCTCATCCTCCACTTCCGCTGCAACCCCTTATAGCCGATCCCGAGAGAGTTTAACGAGCCTAGACAGCAGTCCTGCTAAAGAGCGCAACATTCCAGAAGGCCGTGACCAGGTCCCACATCCTCTGCTTCCACAGCAGCTGCCATTCAGTGCATCCACAGGCTTTACATACCCCACGGTGCCTGCCAAACCGAAACTGAGCTCTGCTCTTTCTCCACAAGGCTCTCCTGCTCACAAAACCCTTAATTATCTACGTTCACAATATAACAGTGCCACGCTTGACCGTCACTCTCCTAACGTGGCTAAGAAGCGCACACAGAGTCTGTCCCGGTATGCTTTGTCGGATGGTGAACCAGATGAAGAGGATGATGAAGCAGCTCAGCTAGCCAGTATGCCTTCTTATGCCACACTGAGCCGCAAGCCTACCCGTGGGCAGCTGGCACGTCTTCAGTCTACCTCCGAGCAGTCCGTCAGCCGAAGCCACTCTTTTGCGATTAGGAGTCGACGTAAAGGGCCTCCTCCACCACCACCCAAACGCCTTAGCTCCGTCAGCAGCAGTAGCATTAGTGTTGAAACGGTCTCTGACACTCCAGCATCACCTTCTGGAGGAGCTGAGAATAGCCGATCCAGGACTGTAAAGAGTATAGCAGCTGCATTAGAAACAGTCCTACCTCAGCCTATGGTGGAGCTCCTTCCGGAATCCACTACAGCTGTTTCCAATACCAACGAAGTGTCCAGACACAGACCTCTGTGTCAGAGTGAATCCAGCCCAGTATCCTCCAATGCAGATACTGGTAGAGAGACAAAGTCTGACTCAGAAGAAGAGGATGCAACAAAGGATTCAGGCCTGGAGAGCTCATCGTCGCCTCAGAACAGCTCTAGTGAGTGCATCCCTTTTGCAGAGGAAGGCAACCTCACAATCAAACAGAGGCCCAAAGTTGGCGGGCCTCTTAAGTCAGAGACCACATCCGAGTTGCCAGAGAAAGACAAACCAGTCCAAACTCCTGAAGTTCCAGAGTTCAACCTTAAAGAATCGGACACAGTGAAGAGACGACAAAAGCCAAAAGAGAAAGAGCAGCCAAACCTAGCGTCCGACAGCAGTGCAGACGGCACATCAGTTTTAGAGACTCAGGGCACGTTGAAGCTCCGCATCAGTGAAACAGATATGAGTCTGCCACGTGTGGAGCTTCCAACCAAACCAGTGAAAGCACCTCCACCTCTTGCTCCCAAACCTCCCAGTCCCCTAAATCCAACACGGTATGCCTCTAAACCAGATCCTGCTCCTATAACAG CTGTCAGCTCTAGCGTGACTCTGAATGTTGTACAGAGTGTCGCCTTTGCAGCACCTAATTCTCCAGTCCCATACTCTCCCTCGCCAGAGAACACGGGTCAGAGTGCAATATCAGGAAGCCTCCAGGCTCTGATGGAAGGGGATCAAAGGTCAACACTGAATCATCAGAGGCTGGAGAAGACCAGCTCATCCCTGGAGGAAGCACTGAAGGCTGTAGAGAGAAAACTAACTCTGGAGAACAACAACGTGGG TGTTTCTCATATAGTGAAGTCTGCAGGGAACATCCTGGATGACATCGGGAACATGTTTGATGACCTGGCTGATCAGCTAGATGCTATGCTGGATTAA
- the LOC132148865 gene encoding caskin-2-like isoform X1, whose protein sequence is MGKEQDLLQAVKNGDLATTQKLLSKVKASKSKLLGSTKRLNVNYQDPDGFSVLHHAALTGTTELLSLLLEAQAVVDIKDSNGMRPLHYAAWQGKADSVLMLLRSGAAVNNASHDGQIPLHLAAQYGHYEVSEMLLQHQSNPCILNKAKKTPLDLACEFGRVKVAQLLLSSNMVASLLEGDRRDGSDSNCNTPLHLAARNGHKDVIRLLLKAGIDINRTTKAGTALHEAALYGKTEVVRLLLDNGIDVNIRNTYNQTALDIVNQFTACHASKDIKQLLREATGVLQVRALKDFWNLHDPTALTIRAGDVITVIEQHVDGRWKGHIHDTQRGMDRIGYFPPSIVEVINRRSGGTLSRHASLPTHRQQLPSRSTLSPSLNLSGGGTSQTDDSYTLYNTNPHLVLPHANGLSTNPGGTPSSLSQHMIPSLEDVWVLRNSCAAGDRNSVGSTGSVGSTRSAGSGQSTESNSAPNGLQQPTTSPDTSKASPSVVDFLKPDDNKHPDTPTGVPHRPVLPTQRAGEQGFSQQFVHPQQLLEGKDAEAIYQWLNEFQLEQYTVNFLNAGYDVPTISRMTPEDLTAIGVTKPGHRKKISLEIGNLSIPEWLPEYIPQDLGEWLSAIGMPQYHKKLSENGYDSINIVRDLTWEDLQEIGIIKLGHQKKIMLAVKKLCDIHKALLQAQSGQGTLRRKTPGALDLVTIEPPPESGDLPSPHTPKMMTFQDSELSTELQSAMSSHYSGCQEGLAIKNAVGMSSSQESIDTRSRGSGRSQEPPSTSSSTSAATPYSRSRESLTSLDSSPAKERNIPEGRDQVPHPLLPQQLPFSASTGFTYPTVPAKPKLSSALSPQGSPAHKTLNYLRSQYNSATLDRHSPNVAKKRTQSLSRYALSDGEPDEEDDEAAQLASMPSYATLSRKPTRGQLARLQSTSEQSVSRSHSFAIRSRRKGPPPPPPKRLSSVSSSSISVETVSDTPASPSGGAENSRSRTVKSIAAALETVLPQPMVELLPESTTAVSNTNEVSRHRPLCQSESSPVSSNADTGRETKSDSEEEDATKDSGLESSSSPQNSSSECIPFAEEGNLTIKQRPKVGGPLKSETTSELPEKDKPVQTPEVPEFNLKESDTVKRRQKPKEKEQPNLASDSSADGTSVLETQGTLKLRISETDMSLPRVELPTKPVKAPPPLAPKPPSPLNPTRYASKPDPAPITAVSSSVTLNVVQSVAFAAPNSPVPYSPSPENTGQSAISGSLQALMEGDQRSTLNHQRLEKTSSSLEEALKAVERKLTLENNNVGVSHIVKSAGNILDDIGNMFDDLADQLDAMLD, encoded by the exons AGTTACTGGGATCCACCAAGAGGCTGAACGTCAACTATCAGGATCCAGACGG GTTTTCAGTATTGCATCATGCAGCTCTCACAGGCACTACAGagttgctctctctgctgctggaAGCTCAGGCTGTTGTGGACATCAAGGATAGCAATG GCATGCGGCCGCTGCATTACGCAGCATGGCAGGGTAAAGCTGACTCAGTGCTCATGCTGCTGAGATCAGGGGCTGCCGTTAACAACGCTTCTCACGACGGGCAGATTCCCCTGCACCTGGCCGCTCAGTACGGACACTATGAGGTG TCTGAGATGTTGTTGCAGCACCAGTCGAACCCGTGCATTCTGAACAAGGCCAAGAAGACTCCTCTGGATCTGGCCTGTGAGTTTGGCCGAGTGAAG GTGGCGCAGCTGTTGTTGAGCAGTAATATGGTTGCGTCTCTGTTAGAGGGCGATCGGAGAGACGGGTCAGACTCAAACTGTAACACTCCTCTTCATCTCGCTGCACGCAACGGACACAAGGACGTCATCCG GCTTCTTCTGAAAGCAGGTATTGACATCAACAGAACCACTAAAGCAGGCACAGCGCTCCATGAGGCCGCCCTCTATGGGAAGACAGAGGTAGTGCGGCTACTCCTGGAT AATGGGATTGATGTCAATATCCGTAACACTTACAATCAAACAGCCCTGGACATCGTCAACCAGTTCACTGCATGCCACGCCAGCAAAGACATTAAGCAGCTCTTACGAG aagCTACAGGAGTTCTTCAGGTCAGAGCTCTGAAAGACTTCTGGAATCTTCACGACCCCACGGCCCTCACCATACGCGCCGGTGACGTCATCACG gtGATAGAGCAGCATGTGGATGGACGCTGGAAGGGCCACATTCATGATACCCAGAGGGGAATGGACCGAATTGGCTACTTCCCTCCCTCCATAGTTGAGGTCATCAACCGACGCTCAG GGGGCACCCTGTCACGACACGCCTCTCTGCCCACCCATAGGCAGCAACTGCCCTCCAGGTCCACCCTCAGTCCCAGCTTGAATCTGAGCGGGGGCGGGACCTCTCAAACTGACGATTCCTACACTCTGTACAACACTAACCCACACCTGGTCCTCCCCCACGCCAACGGTCTGAGCACCAACCCAG GTGGGACTCCCAGCAGTCTGTCCCAGCACATGATCCCCAGTTTGGAGGACGTGTGGGTTTTGCGGAACTCCTGCGCTG CTGGGGACAGGAACAGTGTGGGCAGCACTGGCAGTGTTGGCAGCACCCGCAGTGCAGGCAGTGGCCAGAGCACAGAAAGCAACAGTGCCCCCAATGGACTACAGCAACCAACCACCAGCCCCGACACCAGCAAG GCATCACCTTCGGTTGTGGATTTCCTAAAGCCGGATGATAACAAACATCCAGACACACCCACAG GAGTTCCTCACAGACCTGTGCTGCCCACACAGAGGGCAGGAGAGCAGGGTTTCTCTCAACAGTTTGTGCATCCTCAACAGCTGCTGGAGGGCAAG GACGCTGAGGCCATCTATCAGTGGCTGAATGAGTTTCAGTTGGAGCAGTACACTGTAAATTTCCTCAACGCTGGCTATGATGTACCTACCATCAGCAGAATGACCCCAGAG GATCTCACGGCTATTGGTGTGACTAAACCAGGTCACCGTAAGAAAATTTCTCTGGAGATTGGAAACCTCAGCATTCCAGAATGGCTCCCAGAGTACATACCA CAGGATCTTGGGGAGTGGCTGAGCGCCATAGGTATGCCTCAGTATCATAAGAAACTCTCTGAGAATGGCTATGACTCGATAAATATTGTCCGAGATCTCACATGGGAAGACTTACAGGAGATTGGCATCATCAAACTAG GCCATCAGAAGAAAATAATGCTTGCAGTGAAGAAGTTGTGTGATATTCATAAGGCTCTTCTGCAGGCGCAATCTGGGCAGGGTACACTGCGGCGCAAAACCCCCGGAGCCCTGGACCTGGTCACTATTGAGCCGCCACCTGAGAGCGGCGACCTCCCCTCACCCCACACGCCCAAGATGATGACTTTCCAGGACAGTGAGCTGAGTACTGAGCTACAGAGTGCCATGTCCTCCCACTATAGTGGCTGTCAGGAAGGGCTGGCCATCAAGAATGCAGTAGGAATGTCTTCCAGTCAGGAGAGCATTGACACACGTTCTCGAGGCTCAGGACGTTCTCAGGAGCCCCCCAGCACCTCATCCTCCACTTCCGCTGCAACCCCTTATAGCCGATCCCGAGAGAGTTTAACGAGCCTAGACAGCAGTCCTGCTAAAGAGCGCAACATTCCAGAAGGCCGTGACCAGGTCCCACATCCTCTGCTTCCACAGCAGCTGCCATTCAGTGCATCCACAGGCTTTACATACCCCACGGTGCCTGCCAAACCGAAACTGAGCTCTGCTCTTTCTCCACAAGGCTCTCCTGCTCACAAAACCCTTAATTATCTACGTTCACAATATAACAGTGCCACGCTTGACCGTCACTCTCCTAACGTGGCTAAGAAGCGCACACAGAGTCTGTCCCGGTATGCTTTGTCGGATGGTGAACCAGATGAAGAGGATGATGAAGCAGCTCAGCTAGCCAGTATGCCTTCTTATGCCACACTGAGCCGCAAGCCTACCCGTGGGCAGCTGGCACGTCTTCAGTCTACCTCCGAGCAGTCCGTCAGCCGAAGCCACTCTTTTGCGATTAGGAGTCGACGTAAAGGGCCTCCTCCACCACCACCCAAACGCCTTAGCTCCGTCAGCAGCAGTAGCATTAGTGTTGAAACGGTCTCTGACACTCCAGCATCACCTTCTGGAGGAGCTGAGAATAGCCGATCCAGGACTGTAAAGAGTATAGCAGCTGCATTAGAAACAGTCCTACCTCAGCCTATGGTGGAGCTCCTTCCGGAATCCACTACAGCTGTTTCCAATACCAACGAAGTGTCCAGACACAGACCTCTGTGTCAGAGTGAATCCAGCCCAGTATCCTCCAATGCAGATACTGGTAGAGAGACAAAGTCTGACTCAGAAGAAGAGGATGCAACAAAGGATTCAGGCCTGGAGAGCTCATCGTCGCCTCAGAACAGCTCTAGTGAGTGCATCCCTTTTGCAGAGGAAGGCAACCTCACAATCAAACAGAGGCCCAAAGTTGGCGGGCCTCTTAAGTCAGAGACCACATCCGAGTTGCCAGAGAAAGACAAACCAGTCCAAACTCCTGAAGTTCCAGAGTTCAACCTTAAAGAATCGGACACAGTGAAGAGACGACAAAAGCCAAAAGAGAAAGAGCAGCCAAACCTAGCGTCCGACAGCAGTGCAGACGGCACATCAGTTTTAGAGACTCAGGGCACGTTGAAGCTCCGCATCAGTGAAACAGATATGAGTCTGCCACGTGTGGAGCTTCCAACCAAACCAGTGAAAGCACCTCCACCTCTTGCTCCCAAACCTCCCAGTCCCCTAAATCCAACACGGTATGCCTCTAAACCAGATCCTGCTCCTATAACAG CTGTCAGCTCTAGCGTGACTCTGAATGTTGTACAGAGTGTCGCCTTTGCAGCACCTAATTCTCCAGTCCCATACTCTCCCTCGCCAGAGAACACGGGTCAGAGTGCAATATCAGGAAGCCTCCAGGCTCTGATGGAAGGGGATCAAAGGTCAACACTGAATCATCAGAGGCTGGAGAAGACCAGCTCATCCCTGGAGGAAGCACTGAAGGCTGTAGAGAGAAAACTAACTCTGGAGAACAACAACGTGGG TGTTTCTCATATAGTGAAGTCTGCAGGGAACATCCTGGATGACATCGGGAACATGTTTGATGACCTGGCTGATCAGCTAGATGCTATGCTGGATTAA